One genomic region from Candidatus Tisiphia endosymbiont of Dioctria linearis encodes:
- the rplV gene encoding 50S ribosomal protein L22 codes for MVKVNKGSTTAIAKSLRVSPRKLNLVATSIRNMKVSEAMVQLTFSPKRIAQDVKKCLQSAVANAENNFGLDIDALFVTSATVGKALVMKRIMPRAKGRAARINKFFSNLYITVTEVEGK; via the coding sequence ATGGTAAAGGTGAATAAAGGTTCGACTACAGCAATTGCTAAGTCTCTTAGAGTGAGTCCAAGAAAATTGAATTTGGTTGCAACTTCTATTAGGAATATGAAAGTATCGGAAGCTATGGTTCAGCTTACCTTTTCCCCGAAAAGAATTGCTCAAGATGTAAAAAAATGTTTACAGTCTGCTGTTGCTAATGCTGAGAATAACTTTGGTCTAGATATTGATGCGTTATTTGTTACTTCTGCAACGGTAGGTAAGGCATTGGTAATGAAAAGAATTATGCCAAGAGCTAAAGGAAGAGCAGCAAGGATTAATAAATTTTTTAGTAATTTATATATTACAGTTACTGAAGTTGAGGGGAAGTAA
- the rpsE gene encoding 30S ribosomal protein S5, with amino-acid sequence MAKAKKNMGEALTETLVDVNRVTKVVKGGRKFSFSACIVAGDKSGKVGYGHGKAKEVTEARAKATQEARKDMIRVPLYQSRTIHHDVIGKSGAAKVILRRAKAGTGVIAGGAMRAIFDSLGVHDIVAKSLGSSNVYAMIAATFDALSQLSSPKNIAERRGKNLNEISTQSIKGQQEVISE; translated from the coding sequence ATGGCTAAAGCTAAAAAAAATATGGGTGAAGCATTAACCGAAACTTTGGTGGATGTAAACAGAGTTACTAAAGTAGTAAAAGGTGGAAGAAAATTCTCTTTTTCTGCTTGTATTGTAGCTGGTGACAAATCCGGTAAGGTCGGTTATGGTCATGGTAAGGCGAAAGAGGTAACAGAGGCTAGAGCTAAGGCTACCCAAGAAGCAAGGAAAGATATGATTAGGGTTCCTCTTTATCAGAGTAGAACCATTCACCATGATGTTATTGGTAAAAGTGGAGCAGCAAAAGTCATTTTAAGAAGAGCCAAGGCGGGTACTGGCGTTATTGCTGGTGGTGCTATGAGGGCTATTTTTGATTCTTTAGGAGTTCATGATATTGTTGCTAAATCTTTAGGGTCTAGTAATGTATATGCAATGATTGCTGCGACTTTTGATGCGTTATCTCAACTTTCTTCTCCCAAGAATATTGCTGAAAGGAGAGGGAAGAACTTAAATGAGATATCGACTCAGTCTATAAAAGGGCAACAAGAAGTAATATCAGAATAA
- the rplO gene encoding 50S ribosomal protein L15, with product MKLNELSNNFGAKRDKKRVGRGIGCGKGKTCGRGVKGQKSRSGVAIKGFEGGQMPMIKRLPKRGFNCPSSKKYNVVNIADIEFLISESHLNSTEVITKDKLVEVGLIKNSKLLVKLLSVSSSEFNSPLSFQLDAYSASAKKIIEQVGGQIL from the coding sequence ATGAAGTTAAATGAGTTATCTAACAATTTTGGTGCCAAGAGAGATAAAAAAAGGGTAGGACGCGGTATTGGGTGCGGTAAAGGCAAAACATGCGGTAGAGGTGTTAAGGGTCAAAAATCTAGATCTGGTGTAGCTATCAAGGGTTTTGAAGGCGGGCAGATGCCAATGATTAAAAGATTGCCAAAGAGAGGGTTTAATTGTCCTAGTTCTAAGAAATATAATGTAGTGAATATTGCTGATATAGAATTTTTAATATCAGAAAGTCATTTGAATTCAACGGAAGTTATCACAAAAGATAAGTTAGTTGAAGTAGGGTTAATTAAGAATAGTAAGTTGTTGGTTAAATTATTATCTGTTAGCAGCAGTGAATTTAATAGTCCCTTATCGTTTCAATTAGATGCTTATTCGGCATCTGCTAAAAAGATAATTGAGCAAGTTGGTGGTCAAATATTGTAA
- the rpsS gene encoding 30S ribosomal protein S19, with the protein MARSVWKGPFVDGYLIKKVQKLIDSGKSEMIQTWSRRSTILPFFVGITFAVHNGNKFIPVTVSEEMVGKKLGAFSPTRTFHGHGADKKVKRK; encoded by the coding sequence ATGGCGCGTTCAGTTTGGAAAGGACCTTTTGTAGATGGTTATCTGATAAAAAAAGTACAAAAGTTGATTGACTCGGGTAAATCAGAAATGATTCAGACTTGGTCTAGGAGGTCAACAATTCTACCATTTTTTGTTGGAATAACATTTGCTGTGCATAATGGAAATAAATTTATACCTGTTACTGTAAGCGAAGAAATGGTTGGCAAAAAATTAGGTGCATTTTCTCCAACTAGAACTTTCCATGGTCATGGTGCAGATAAAAAAGTTAAGAGAAAATAA
- the rpsC gene encoding 30S ribosomal protein S3 translates to MGQKVNPHGFRVGPTLIKGWDSVLYAEKQYKVLFIQDLEVRNLINKNYMQAQVSRVLIERPSNKSVIINIFAKKPGVIIGKSGNDIDKLKKHVQKITGLEEIYINIHEVKKPNIDAGIIAQTIAVQLEKRVSFRKAMKTAIQACFKQGGLGIKVACSGRLAGAEIARTEWYREGRVPLHTLRADIDYATAEAMTTYGVIGIKVWVYRGDHVENRKKHN, encoded by the coding sequence ATGGGGCAAAAAGTTAATCCGCATGGCTTTAGAGTTGGTCCAACATTAATTAAAGGTTGGGACTCGGTGTTATATGCTGAAAAGCAGTATAAAGTTCTTTTTATTCAAGATTTAGAGGTTAGAAATCTGATTAATAAAAACTATATGCAAGCACAAGTTAGTAGAGTATTAATAGAAAGACCTTCTAATAAAAGTGTTATAATTAATATTTTTGCTAAAAAGCCTGGTGTTATTATAGGTAAAAGTGGTAACGACATTGATAAATTAAAAAAACATGTCCAGAAAATTACTGGTTTAGAAGAAATATATATTAACATACATGAAGTAAAGAAACCTAATATAGACGCTGGTATTATTGCTCAAACGATTGCTGTGCAGCTTGAAAAAAGAGTGTCTTTTAGAAAAGCTATGAAAACCGCTATCCAAGCTTGCTTTAAGCAAGGGGGGTTAGGTATAAAAGTGGCTTGTTCTGGTCGTTTGGCTGGAGCTGAAATAGCAAGAACAGAGTGGTATAGAGAAGGTAGAGTGCCTTTGCATACTTTGAGAGCTGATATTGACTATGCAACTGCTGAAGCTATGACAACTTATGGAGTTATAGGTATAAAGGTTTGGGTCTATAGGGGTGATCATGTGGAAAATAGAAAGAAACATAATTAA
- the rplX gene encoding 50S ribosomal protein L24: MVKLKIKKGDEVIVITGKNKGKKGKVLKVFPEQNRAIVSGVNIARKHVKPSKTSEGGIVSKELSIHISNVAHVDPKTGTGTKIAFKFLDDGSKVRVAKKSGEIISKEGK; the protein is encoded by the coding sequence ATGGTTAAGTTAAAAATCAAGAAAGGTGATGAAGTTATTGTTATCACCGGAAAAAATAAGGGAAAAAAGGGTAAAGTGTTAAAAGTTTTCCCAGAACAGAATAGAGCCATTGTTTCAGGGGTAAATATTGCTCGCAAGCATGTTAAGCCAAGTAAAACAAGTGAAGGTGGCATAGTGTCAAAGGAATTATCAATACATATATCCAATGTTGCTCATGTAGACCCTAAGACAGGTACTGGTACAAAAATTGCTTTTAAATTTCTAGATGATGGTTCTAAAGTAAGAGTAGCTAAGAAGTCTGGTGAAATTATCAGTAAGGAAGGTAAGTAA
- the rpsQ gene encoding 30S ribosomal protein S17 — MPRRVLQGVVVSSKTDKTITVKVERRFKHPMYKKIVKVSKKYAAHDPENMYKDGDKVSIVESRPISKTKSWVVLGDVNVSL; from the coding sequence ATGCCGAGAAGAGTGTTGCAGGGCGTTGTTGTGAGTTCAAAAACCGATAAAACTATTACAGTTAAAGTGGAACGTAGGTTTAAGCATCCTATGTATAAAAAAATTGTAAAAGTTTCTAAGAAATACGCTGCTCATGATCCAGAAAATATGTATAAGGATGGTGATAAAGTTAGTATAGTTGAAAGTCGCCCTATATCTAAGACTAAGTCTTGGGTGGTGTTAGGGGATGTTAATGTATCACTTTAA
- the rplP gene encoding 50S ribosomal protein L16 yields the protein MLAPKKQKFRKAHKGRVSSKAKSGTMLAFGSFGLKSLDGLRVTARQIEAARKAAVRCMKRQGRLWIKIFPDLPVSKKPAEVRMGKGKGSTEFFAVRVSPGRIMFEVEGVTDDVATRALELASAKLPVRTRIVRRYE from the coding sequence ATGTTAGCTCCAAAAAAACAAAAATTTAGAAAAGCCCATAAGGGGAGGGTCTCCTCAAAGGCAAAATCTGGTACCATGCTAGCTTTTGGTTCTTTTGGCTTGAAATCGTTAGATGGTTTAAGGGTTACTGCAAGGCAAATAGAGGCAGCAAGAAAGGCAGCTGTTCGTTGTATGAAAAGACAGGGGAGGTTATGGATTAAAATTTTTCCTGATTTACCTGTATCAAAAAAGCCTGCAGAAGTTAGAATGGGTAAAGGGAAAGGCTCTACTGAATTTTTTGCAGTAAGGGTATCGCCTGGCAGAATTATGTTTGAAGTTGAAGGGGTTACAGATGATGTAGCTACTAGGGCACTTGAGCTTGCCAGTGCCAAATTGCCTGTAAGAACAAGGATAGTGAGGCGTTATGAGTAA
- the rpsH gene encoding 30S ribosomal protein S8: MSMTDNIADMLTRIRNGQKSKLMSISLPSSKIKCAILDVLKKEGYIKEYVVVKNDNISHIEVDLKYSVNGKPAICEINRVSKPGKRIYSSIDKLKGYYNNMGIYILSTSRGVLSDREAHSQKIGGEVICKVF, encoded by the coding sequence ATGTCAATGACAGATAATATAGCAGATATGTTGACTAGAATTAGAAATGGTCAAAAAAGTAAATTGATGAGTATATCTCTACCTTCTTCAAAAATAAAATGTGCCATTTTGGATGTTTTAAAAAAAGAAGGTTATATCAAAGAATATGTAGTTGTTAAGAATGATAATATAAGTCACATTGAGGTGGATTTAAAATATTCTGTTAATGGAAAACCTGCTATATGTGAAATAAATAGAGTTTCAAAACCAGGTAAGAGGATTTATTCTTCCATTGATAAATTAAAAGGATATTATAACAATATGGGTATTTATATTCTTTCTACTTCTAGAGGCGTGTTATCTGATAGAGAAGCACATAGCCAAAAGATTGGCGGTGAAGTAATTTGTAAAGTGTTTTAA
- the rpmC gene encoding 50S ribosomal protein L29, with translation MSNLGLSAKELVGQTMEELHKKRILFKKELFNLRFQRTLGELENTSRFSFVKKTIARINTELTIRSKTGE, from the coding sequence ATGAGTAATTTGGGGCTATCAGCAAAGGAGTTAGTTGGGCAAACTATGGAAGAACTTCACAAAAAGAGAATTTTGTTTAAAAAAGAGCTTTTTAATCTAAGGTTTCAAAGGACGTTAGGTGAACTAGAAAATACGAGTAGGTTTTCTTTTGTAAAAAAAACAATAGCTCGTATTAATACAGAGCTAACTATAAGATCAAAAACTGGAGAATAG
- the rplB gene encoding 50S ribosomal protein L2 — MALKKFNPVTPSLRELIQVDKSELWKGKPHKPLTKGLCKTGGRNNLGRTTSWHRGGGHKRLYRIIDFKRNKQDVFATVERIEYDPNRTSFIALIKFDDGEYSYIIAPQKLVVGDRIVSSDNADIKVGNCLSLKSIPIGTTLHNVEMKIGKGGQIARSAGTSVNLVGKDSGYAQIKLRSGEFRLVPLDCKATVGVVSNPDQKNTNLGKAGRNRWLGWRPHVRGVAMNPVDHPHGGGEGKTSGGRHPVTPWGFPTKGKKTRKNKSTSKFIIKRRK; from the coding sequence ATGGCTTTAAAAAAGTTTAATCCAGTTACTCCATCTCTTAGAGAATTGATACAGGTTGACAAATCTGAACTTTGGAAGGGCAAGCCTCATAAACCTTTAACTAAAGGTCTATGTAAGACTGGTGGTAGAAATAATCTTGGTAGAACCACTTCTTGGCATAGAGGAGGGGGGCATAAAAGACTTTATCGTATAATTGATTTTAAAAGAAATAAACAAGATGTATTCGCTACTGTTGAAAGAATAGAGTATGATCCTAATAGAACTTCCTTCATTGCTTTGATTAAATTTGATGATGGTGAGTATTCTTACATTATAGCACCACAAAAGCTTGTTGTAGGAGACAGAATAGTGTCAAGTGATAATGCTGACATAAAAGTTGGAAATTGTTTATCTTTGAAATCTATCCCTATTGGGACTACTTTGCATAATGTGGAAATGAAAATTGGCAAAGGTGGTCAGATTGCAAGATCTGCGGGGACTTCGGTTAATTTAGTAGGTAAGGATTCGGGTTATGCTCAGATCAAGCTTCGGTCTGGAGAATTTAGGTTGGTGCCGTTAGATTGTAAAGCTACGGTAGGTGTTGTCTCAAATCCTGATCAAAAAAATACAAATTTGGGTAAGGCTGGAAGAAATAGATGGTTAGGTTGGAGACCACATGTTCGTGGTGTTGCAATGAACCCAGTTGATCACCCACATGGTGGTGGAGAGGGAAAAACTTCTGGTGGTCGTCATCCGGTGACTCCATGGGGCTTCCCAACTAAGGGTAAGAAAACCCGTAAGAATAAGTCTACATCAAAGTTTATTATTAAGAGAAGAAAATAA
- the secY gene encoding preprotein translocase subunit SecY gives MSLKSTQKSNKDLANRVIFTILALIICRFGSFIPIAGIDSVALSSVAEQNQSGLLGMFNMLSGGSLSRMSIFALAIMPYITASIVIQLMSIIYKPLENLKKEGEAGKRKINQLSRYLTVLLASFQAYGVAISLEHVVTNVGPVVIIPGLFFKVTTVITLVVGTMFLMWLGEQITGRGIGNGSSLIIFIGIVSGVPSAIISMFELSRSGGLSPIVVMAICLGVILIIAMIVFFEKAQRKVLVQYPKRQVGNKIYGGDSTHMPLKLNTAGVIPPIFASTILLFPVTIANFSSNNSEIMNLVTFHLGHGKPLYILLYVALIMFFSFFYTAIVFNSEETANNLRKYGAYIPGKRPGKNTSEYFDYLLTRLTVIGGIYLSFICIVPEMLMNKYSVSFSLGGTSFLIVVNVVLDTFAQIQTHLFSSRYEGLIKKMKLKN, from the coding sequence ATGAGCTTAAAATCCACACAAAAATCTAATAAAGACTTAGCTAATAGAGTTATTTTTACTATTCTAGCTCTTATAATATGTAGATTTGGTTCATTTATTCCTATAGCGGGTATTGATTCGGTTGCGTTGAGCAGTGTGGCTGAACAAAATCAATCTGGTTTACTTGGTATGTTTAACATGCTATCTGGTGGTTCTTTAAGTAGGATGTCTATTTTTGCTTTAGCCATTATGCCATATATAACTGCATCAATTGTTATTCAATTGATGTCAATAATTTATAAGCCGTTAGAGAATTTAAAAAAAGAAGGTGAGGCTGGTAAAAGAAAAATCAATCAGTTATCTAGATATTTAACTGTTTTATTAGCTTCTTTTCAGGCGTATGGTGTGGCAATAAGTTTGGAACATGTTGTAACTAATGTTGGACCTGTAGTGATTATACCTGGGCTTTTTTTCAAGGTTACTACTGTTATCACCTTAGTTGTAGGTACTATGTTCTTAATGTGGCTTGGTGAACAGATTACTGGTAGAGGTATTGGTAATGGCTCCTCATTGATTATATTTATAGGTATAGTATCTGGAGTACCAAGTGCTATTATAAGTATGTTTGAGTTGTCAAGAAGTGGAGGATTGTCTCCTATCGTGGTGATGGCTATTTGTTTAGGAGTTATTTTAATTATAGCCATGATAGTTTTCTTTGAGAAGGCTCAAAGGAAAGTTTTGGTACAATATCCAAAAAGACAGGTTGGTAATAAGATTTATGGTGGTGATTCAACTCATATGCCCCTTAAGCTTAATACTGCTGGGGTAATACCGCCAATATTTGCTAGTACAATTTTATTGTTTCCGGTAACAATAGCTAATTTTTCTAGCAATAATTCGGAAATTATGAATTTAGTAACTTTCCATTTAGGGCATGGAAAACCTCTATATATTTTGCTGTATGTTGCATTGATAATGTTTTTTAGCTTTTTTTATACAGCAATAGTTTTTAATTCAGAAGAAACAGCAAATAATTTGAGGAAATATGGGGCATATATTCCTGGAAAAAGACCTGGTAAAAATACTTCGGAATATTTTGATTATTTGCTAACTAGATTAACTGTCATAGGTGGTATATATCTAAGTTTTATATGTATAGTTCCTGAAATGTTAATGAATAAATATTCTGTATCTTTTTCTTTAGGGGGAACAAGTTTTTTAATTGTTGTTAATGTTGTTCTAGATACATTTGCCCAAATTCAAACTCATTTATTTAGCAGTAGATATGAGGGGTTAATAAAAAAAATGAAATTAAAAAACTAG
- the rplF gene encoding 50S ribosomal protein L6: protein MSRVGKLPVPIPEGVKVELDGLKVNVVGPKGELSKTFAGSIAISLQDNQLVVKPLAETKSARSMWGTARSIINGMMKGVSEGFTEELEVNGVGYKALVKDKYLNLMLAKSHNTKIEIPQNIKVTAPKQNQIILESVDKEKLGQFISIIIKQRPPEPYKGKGIKRKGQYVQRKEGKKN from the coding sequence ATGTCACGTGTTGGAAAATTGCCAGTCCCTATACCTGAAGGGGTAAAAGTTGAGCTTGATGGGTTGAAAGTCAATGTTGTCGGTCCTAAGGGAGAATTATCAAAGACTTTTGCAGGGAGTATAGCAATTTCATTGCAAGATAATCAGCTTGTTGTTAAACCATTAGCAGAGACTAAAAGTGCTAGGTCTATGTGGGGTACGGCACGAAGTATAATAAATGGTATGATGAAAGGTGTTAGTGAAGGTTTTACAGAAGAGTTGGAAGTAAATGGTGTTGGTTATAAGGCTTTGGTAAAGGATAAATATTTAAACTTGATGCTTGCTAAAAGTCATAATACTAAAATAGAAATACCTCAAAATATAAAAGTTACCGCTCCTAAACAAAATCAGATTATATTAGAAAGTGTTGATAAAGAAAAATTGGGGCAGTTTATCTCAATTATTATAAAACAGAGACCGCCTGAGCCATATAAGGGCAAAGGTATTAAGCGTAAAGGTCAATATGTTCAAAGGAAAGAAGGGAAGAAAAACTAA
- the rplR gene encoding 50S ribosomal protein L18 produces MRSSKLKFDIRKARVRSKISKVSNRIRLSIFKSGKHIYAQVIDDKQSITIASASTLDKEIRQLKKSNCNVGIATKVGELIGERASLKGVQEVVFDKGGYKYHGVVKALADAARKKMNF; encoded by the coding sequence ATGCGTAGTTCAAAATTAAAGTTTGATATAAGAAAGGCTAGAGTAAGGTCTAAAATATCAAAGGTATCAAACAGAATCAGGTTGTCTATTTTTAAATCTGGAAAGCATATATATGCACAAGTTATAGATGATAAACAGTCAATAACTATTGCTTCTGCTTCAACCTTGGATAAAGAAATTAGACAGTTAAAAAAATCCAACTGTAATGTTGGTATAGCCACAAAAGTAGGTGAGTTGATAGGGGAAAGAGCCTCGCTTAAAGGAGTACAAGAAGTTGTATTTGATAAGGGTGGTTATAAATATCATGGTGTTGTTAAGGCATTGGCTGATGCAGCAAGAAAAAAAATGAATTTCTAA
- the rplE gene encoding 50S ribosomal protein L5 — translation MFRFKDLYGKEIIPSLQKKFAYDNKHQIPKVIKIVVNMGVGETVADSKIINHAVNDLTLISGQKPLVTEAKKSIATFKLREGMKVGCKVTLRKDRMYDFLERLVLVALPRIKEFRGFSSKSFDGRGNFTFGIKEQIVFPEINYDKIDVIRGMDITIVTSATNNEEGKLLLSGFNLPFYN, via the coding sequence TTGTTCAGGTTTAAAGATTTATACGGTAAAGAGATTATCCCAAGCTTACAAAAAAAGTTTGCCTATGATAATAAACATCAGATACCTAAGGTTATAAAAATTGTTGTTAATATGGGAGTTGGTGAAACGGTTGCTGATTCTAAGATAATTAATCATGCTGTTAATGATCTAACTTTAATTTCAGGGCAAAAGCCTTTGGTAACTGAGGCAAAGAAGTCTATTGCTACTTTTAAACTTCGTGAAGGTATGAAAGTTGGTTGCAAAGTTACTTTGCGTAAAGATAGAATGTATGATTTTCTCGAAAGGCTAGTACTTGTTGCTCTACCACGTATAAAAGAGTTTAGAGGCTTTTCAAGTAAAAGTTTTGATGGTAGAGGTAATTTTACTTTTGGTATAAAAGAACAGATTGTTTTTCCAGAGATTAATTACGATAAGATAGATGTAATTCGTGGTATGGATATCACGATTGTTACAAGTGCTACGAATAATGAAGAAGGTAAATTATTACTTTCAGGCTTTAATTTGCCTTTTTATAATTAA
- the rpsM gene encoding 30S ribosomal protein S13 — MARIAGVNIPANKRLVVSLTYIYGLGFSAAEKICQKTGISESKRVKELTDQELIILRNIIEKEYRVEGDLRREVTLNIKKKKDIRSYQGLRHIRKLPVRGQNTHSNARTRKGKAVAIAGKKKVTK; from the coding sequence GTGGCAAGAATAGCGGGTGTTAACATTCCAGCAAACAAAAGATTAGTAGTGAGTTTAACATATATTTATGGGCTTGGTTTTTCTGCTGCAGAAAAGATTTGTCAAAAAACTGGAATATCTGAAAGTAAAAGGGTTAAAGAGTTAACTGATCAAGAATTAATTATTTTACGTAATATTATTGAAAAAGAATATAGAGTAGAAGGTGATTTAAGAAGAGAAGTAACTCTTAACATCAAGAAGAAAAAAGATATTAGAAGTTACCAAGGTCTCAGGCATATAAGAAAGTTGCCTGTGCGAGGACAAAATACTCATTCTAATGCTAGAACAAGAAAAGGCAAAGCTGTTGCAATTGCCGGTAAGAAAAAAGTTACAAAGTAA
- the rpmD gene encoding 50S ribosomal protein L30 has product MNDAKVKVTQIGSIIGRKYDQEETLIGLGLNKMHKSVILKDTSSIRGMIRKVQHLLKVENIN; this is encoded by the coding sequence ATGAATGATGCAAAAGTTAAAGTTACCCAAATTGGTAGTATTATAGGTCGTAAATATGATCAAGAAGAAACCTTGATAGGCTTGGGTTTAAATAAAATGCATAAATCTGTTATTTTAAAAGATACAAGCTCTATTAGAGGGATGATCAGAAAGGTACAACATTTATTAAAAGTAGAAAATATAAATTAG
- a CDS encoding adenylate kinase — translation MIIVLIGPPGSGKGTQGKLLAEKLNLPHVSTGDIFRQMTEVNNEEGLLIQEYMAQGKLVPHKLVNNVVKKFLTREIYKNGYVLDGYPRNLEQASFLREFANQKIKVVFFEIDDQVIIKRILGRFSCANCKQIYNSYFIKPKVDDVCDVCGSDKFIHRQYDDEQTIKHRIEEYKIETYPLLSYYRDNSDFYVVDASKDKQEVECVLDKMLEII, via the coding sequence GTGATTATAGTGCTTATAGGACCTCCTGGTTCAGGGAAGGGAACTCAAGGAAAGTTATTAGCAGAAAAGTTAAACTTACCTCATGTGTCTACTGGTGATATATTTAGACAAATGACAGAGGTAAATAACGAAGAGGGGCTGTTAATTCAAGAATATATGGCACAAGGAAAACTTGTCCCTCATAAATTGGTAAATAATGTAGTTAAAAAGTTTTTAACTCGAGAGATATATAAAAATGGTTATGTTCTAGATGGTTATCCTCGTAATTTGGAGCAAGCTAGCTTTCTTAGAGAATTTGCTAATCAAAAGATTAAAGTGGTATTTTTTGAGATAGACGATCAGGTGATTATTAAAAGGATTCTAGGTAGATTTAGTTGTGCAAATTGTAAACAAATTTATAATAGTTATTTTATTAAGCCTAAGGTTGATGATGTTTGTGATGTTTGTGGATCAGATAAATTTATTCACCGGCAATATGATGATGAACAGACTATTAAACATAGAATAGAAGAATATAAGATAGAAACTTATCCATTACTTAGCTATTATAGAGATAATAGTGATTTCTATGTTGTTGATGCGAGTAAGGATAAGCAAGAAGTAGAATGCGTTTTAGATAAAATGTTAGAAATTATTTGA
- a CDS encoding 50S ribosomal protein L23, producing MKSYKHYDLIRNPVVTEKSNILSEQNKFTFHVADSAEKASIKMAIEKIFEVKVKKVNIMNVKGKKKRFKGVNGRQSDKKKAIVTLEKDYTIDFTGGIK from the coding sequence GTGAAATCTTATAAACATTATGATCTTATTAGGAATCCTGTGGTCACTGAGAAGAGCAATATTTTATCTGAACAAAATAAGTTTACTTTTCACGTTGCTGATAGTGCTGAGAAGGCTTCTATCAAGATGGCTATTGAGAAAATTTTTGAAGTTAAGGTTAAAAAGGTTAACATCATGAATGTCAAAGGTAAGAAGAAAAGATTCAAGGGTGTCAATGGTAGACAGTCAGATAAAAAGAAAGCCATTGTAACGCTAGAAAAAGATTATACTATTGATTTTACTGGGGGTATAAAATAA
- the rplN gene encoding 50S ribosomal protein L14, which translates to MIQMQSILDVADNSGAKKIMCIKVLGGSHHMIAALGDVIVVSIKEALPSGKVKKGDVHRALIVRTKKGVRRADGSTIKFDSNAAVLLNKQGDPIGTRVFGPVTRELRAKKFVKIMSLAEEVL; encoded by the coding sequence ATGATTCAGATGCAGAGCATCTTAGATGTTGCGGATAACTCTGGTGCTAAAAAAATTATGTGTATCAAAGTGCTTGGTGGTTCACATCACATGATAGCAGCCCTTGGGGATGTTATTGTAGTATCTATAAAAGAGGCGTTGCCAAGCGGAAAAGTAAAAAAAGGTGACGTACATAGAGCTCTAATTGTTAGAACAAAAAAGGGTGTTAGAAGGGCAGATGGTAGTACAATTAAGTTTGATTCCAATGCAGCAGTGCTTTTAAATAAGCAGGGAGATCCAATAGGTACGAGGGTTTTTGGTCCTGTAACTAGAGAATTAAGGGCAAAAAAATTCGTTAAGATTATGTCGCTGGCAGAGGAGGTGTTGTAA
- the rpsN gene encoding 30S ribosomal protein S14, whose translation MAKVSSIKKNNRRRKMAQSLYNKRAKLKDKIYDKTLSLEERFSLVMILAKLPRNSAMSRVRNRCELTGRPRGVYSKFGLSRNKLRELGSKGLVPGLIKASW comes from the coding sequence ATGGCTAAAGTAAGTTCTATAAAAAAGAATAATAGAAGAAGAAAGATGGCACAAAGTTTGTATAATAAGCGTGCTAAGTTAAAAGACAAGATTTACGACAAAACTTTATCTTTAGAAGAGAGATTTTCGCTAGTGATGATTCTGGCTAAGTTACCTAGGAATTCAGCTATGAGTAGAGTTCGAAATAGGTGTGAACTGACTGGGCGTCCAAGAGGAGTGTATAGTAAATTTGGTTTATCACGAAATAAGCTGAGAGAGCTTGGTAGTAAAGGATTGGTTCCTGGTTTAATTAAAGCAAGTTGGTAA